The following proteins are encoded in a genomic region of Enterocloster clostridioformis:
- a CDS encoding TRAP transporter substrate-binding protein — protein MKKMLSIALSTAMVLSLAGCGGSNKNASTTDSTTTATEADKPADGSSEAASNPDALEPVTLTLYSPGNENSVPTKTILEYKKLVEEASGGKITLDAYHSGELGNDAEALQSTRMGTIDIIFAGTSGFTEFYDKAKILDLPFIFDSAKQAYEVVNGKIGEKIFADLPSTGLVYLAEGDNGMRQVSTTNRAVHTAADVEGLKLRVPTSQMYLDCWETLGANPVALALNELAIALSNGTAEGQDNATYHLVANATYDDIKYFSFINYMWMGCTMAVNSDSFDKLPAEYQKILKEQAKAAAKYSFDTIASDNETATKTLKEAGVEFDENPDIQSFKDKLGGEEYYARYANEPWFNQEILDEILAK, from the coding sequence ATGAAAAAAATGTTATCTATTGCTCTATCCACTGCCATGGTGCTGTCCTTAGCAGGCTGCGGCGGATCAAACAAAAACGCGAGCACTACTGATTCCACCACTACCGCTACAGAAGCTGACAAACCTGCCGATGGATCCAGCGAAGCTGCATCCAATCCAGATGCATTAGAACCTGTTACACTGACATTATATTCTCCCGGTAACGAAAATTCCGTTCCTACTAAGACCATACTCGAATACAAAAAGCTGGTCGAGGAGGCTTCCGGCGGCAAAATCACCCTGGATGCGTACCACTCCGGTGAGCTGGGCAACGATGCTGAAGCTCTTCAGTCCACGCGTATGGGTACTATTGATATCATTTTTGCAGGGACCTCCGGTTTTACAGAGTTCTATGACAAGGCCAAAATCCTGGATCTGCCCTTTATCTTTGACAGTGCAAAGCAGGCTTACGAGGTTGTAAACGGGAAAATCGGTGAAAAGATCTTCGCAGACCTTCCTTCCACCGGCCTGGTTTATTTGGCAGAGGGCGACAACGGAATGCGTCAGGTATCCACCACCAATCGAGCCGTACATACTGCTGCTGATGTAGAAGGACTGAAGCTGCGTGTTCCCACCAGCCAGATGTATCTGGACTGCTGGGAGACCCTGGGCGCCAACCCAGTAGCCCTGGCTTTAAACGAACTGGCAATTGCACTTTCCAACGGCACCGCAGAAGGCCAGGACAATGCCACCTATCATCTGGTAGCCAATGCCACCTACGATGATATCAAGTATTTCAGCTTTATCAACTATATGTGGATGGGCTGCACTATGGCTGTCAACTCTGATTCATTCGACAAGCTTCCAGCCGAATATCAGAAGATCTTAAAAGAACAGGCTAAAGCTGCCGCCAAATACTCCTTTGATACCATCGCTTCTGATAATGAAACTGCAACCAAAACTTTAAAAGAGGCGGGCGTGGAGTTTGACGAAAATCCTGATATCCAAAGTTTCAAGGATAAGCTGGGCGGCGAGGAATACTATGCGCGTTATGCCAACGAGCCTTGGTTCAACCAGGAGATCCTGGATGAAATCTTAGCTAAATAA
- a CDS encoding transketolase family protein: MSELKAIRAAYGEALAELGEKNKKAVVLDSDLAHATMTATFADKFPERFFNAGIAEANMVDMAAGLSTMGYIPFASTFALFGAGRAYDQVRNGCAYPDFNVKLCMTHAGITLGEDGGSHQAIEDLALMRVIPGMTVVVPCDAEETRRAVMALADMQGPAYLRLARLPSPVFEEKMPFTIGKANVLREGKDVVVFACGIMVATVLECAEKLEAEGIFITVVNMHTIKPIDRDCIIKYAGKCSKVVTVEEHSVIGGLGDAVGEVLLAEGRGVKFKKIGVNDIFGQSGKPEELLEEYGLSENQIYRRLKEVAET; encoded by the coding sequence ATGAGCGAGTTAAAAGCAATTCGCGCCGCCTATGGAGAGGCGCTGGCTGAATTAGGAGAGAAGAATAAAAAGGCAGTAGTGTTGGATTCGGATCTGGCTCATGCCACTATGACTGCTACATTTGCAGATAAATTCCCGGAACGTTTTTTCAATGCGGGAATTGCTGAGGCCAATATGGTAGATATGGCAGCGGGCCTTTCTACCATGGGATACATACCGTTTGCCAGCACATTTGCATTATTTGGCGCAGGCCGCGCCTACGATCAGGTGAGAAACGGCTGTGCATACCCCGATTTTAATGTGAAGCTGTGCATGACCCATGCCGGAATCACCCTGGGCGAAGACGGCGGCAGTCATCAGGCAATTGAGGACCTGGCTCTCATGCGGGTAATCCCCGGAATGACAGTGGTGGTTCCCTGTGATGCAGAGGAAACTCGCCGGGCCGTGATGGCGCTGGCAGATATGCAGGGACCTGCCTATCTGCGTCTGGCACGCCTGCCATCTCCTGTATTTGAGGAGAAGATGCCCTTTACAATCGGCAAGGCCAATGTGCTGAGAGAGGGCAAAGACGTAGTGGTATTTGCCTGCGGGATTATGGTTGCCACTGTACTTGAATGCGCTGAGAAGCTGGAAGCTGAGGGCATCTTCATAACAGTAGTCAATATGCATACCATCAAACCCATTGACAGGGATTGTATCATAAAATACGCAGGAAAATGCAGCAAGGTGGTGACTGTGGAGGAACATAGTGTCATTGGCGGTCTTGGGGACGCGGTGGGAGAAGTGCTGCTGGCAGAGGGCCGCGGTGTGAAATTTAAAAAGATAGGTGTAAATGATATCTTCGGTCAGTCTGGTAAACCTGAGGAATTGCTGGAGGAATATGGATTAAGTGAAAACCAGATTTACCGCCGTCTGAAAGAAGTGGCAGAGACTTGA
- a CDS encoding FadR/GntR family transcriptional regulator, giving the protein MESVKRVPVVQQVVEKIKEYLFSGEVSVGDKLPVEKELCEQLEVGRGTVREAFRMLEATGYVELRPGKGTFAARTSEVELDDIMQWFTEHEVETKDFLEVRMAIEPLSVRLAIERCSDEDVAHLERLHQKFITAVNNKDVPNIVIYDEKFHADIVEYSRNQLLISISKQVEKNMKNFRSRTFYIPQNAENAILPHQMILDAFKTKDAAAGERNMQEHLSLIATDLEKSTTK; this is encoded by the coding sequence ATGGAGTCAGTAAAACGGGTTCCTGTTGTTCAGCAGGTAGTTGAAAAGATAAAAGAATATCTGTTTTCCGGTGAAGTATCCGTAGGAGATAAATTACCTGTGGAAAAAGAATTGTGCGAACAATTGGAAGTGGGCCGTGGTACTGTGAGAGAAGCCTTCCGGATGCTGGAAGCCACTGGCTATGTGGAATTAAGACCCGGCAAGGGTACATTTGCCGCAAGGACTTCTGAAGTGGAACTGGACGACATTATGCAGTGGTTCACAGAACATGAGGTAGAGACTAAAGATTTTCTGGAAGTCCGTATGGCCATTGAACCTCTGTCCGTGCGTCTTGCCATAGAGCGCTGCTCCGACGAGGACGTAGCCCATCTTGAACGTCTTCACCAGAAGTTCATCACCGCAGTGAATAACAAGGACGTTCCCAACATCGTGATTTATGATGAGAAGTTTCATGCTGATATTGTGGAATACAGCCGCAACCAACTGCTGATTAGCATCAGCAAGCAAGTTGAAAAGAATATGAAGAATTTCCGAAGCAGAACCTTCTATATCCCTCAGAATGCGGAAAATGCAATCCTTCCCCATCAGATGATTCTGGATGCCTTTAAGACGAAAGATGCAGCGGCAGGCGAGCGAAATATGCAGGAACATTTGAGCCTGATTGCAACTGATCTGGAAAAATCCACTACAAAATAA
- a CDS encoding transketolase codes for MDIASMEKTCRAVRRDIINMTADAASGHPGGSLSAVEIITTLFFGKMNIDPANPKKADRDRFVLSKGHAAPCYYAVLGEKGFFDKAEFKNFRQLHSFLQGHPDAKKCPGVEASTGSLGQGISIAVGMALGAKKLDHSGVKVYTLLGDGELQEGQVWEASMAASHYKLDNLTVIIDNNGLQIDGTNDQVMGLGDLNAKFTSFGFYVLEIDGNDVEAVSKALDTETDGRPKCIIARTVKGKGVSFMENQVGWHGKAPSEWERQQALKELED; via the coding sequence ATGGATATTGCAAGTATGGAAAAAACTTGCCGGGCAGTACGCCGTGATATTATTAACATGACAGCCGATGCAGCATCTGGCCATCCGGGTGGGTCATTATCTGCTGTGGAAATTATTACGACCCTGTTTTTTGGAAAGATGAATATTGACCCAGCTAATCCAAAGAAGGCGGACAGAGACCGTTTTGTGCTGTCTAAAGGACATGCAGCGCCCTGTTACTATGCGGTACTGGGGGAGAAGGGCTTTTTTGACAAGGCGGAGTTTAAAAACTTTAGGCAGCTTCACAGTTTCCTTCAGGGCCACCCGGATGCTAAGAAATGTCCTGGTGTGGAGGCATCCACCGGATCTCTGGGACAGGGGATTTCCATTGCTGTCGGCATGGCTTTGGGTGCTAAGAAACTGGATCACAGCGGCGTTAAGGTCTATACGCTGCTGGGAGACGGGGAACTTCAGGAGGGGCAGGTGTGGGAGGCTTCCATGGCAGCTTCACATTATAAGCTGGACAATCTGACAGTTATTATTGACAACAATGGCCTTCAAATCGATGGTACGAATGACCAGGTAATGGGGCTGGGAGATTTAAATGCCAAGTTTACATCTTTTGGATTCTATGTTCTGGAGATAGATGGAAACGATGTGGAGGCTGTATCCAAGGCTCTTGACACAGAAACTGATGGCAGGCCAAAATGCATCATCGCACGGACAGTGAAAGGCAAAGGCGTGTCATTTATGGAGAACCAGGTGGGCTGGCATGGCAAAGCGCCTAGCGAATGGGAGCGTCAGCAGGCATTAAAGGAATTGGAGGATTAA
- a CDS encoding TRAP transporter small permease — MNIYKKITDIFVKIVSAVLMLLVAGIVGIMLYELCLRNFLNKSFRASTEACGFLFMWMAFLGIIVLYDKDRLITLDMLYVRAPRNVQNIFWFINKIFSLGLGLVMIVAYAGMYKINSTSHFSTMQFLSKAWHFLPMAIAGGFIAVKTIYQLLERIMVKTPEDNSKGGMVK, encoded by the coding sequence GTGAATATATATAAGAAAATCACAGACATTTTCGTGAAAATTGTTTCCGCTGTCCTAATGCTTCTGGTGGCAGGCATTGTAGGAATCATGCTCTACGAGCTGTGTCTGCGCAACTTCTTGAACAAGTCTTTCCGCGCTTCAACGGAAGCCTGCGGATTCCTGTTTATGTGGATGGCATTTCTGGGCATCATTGTACTTTATGACAAGGATCGTCTGATCACTCTGGACATGCTCTATGTACGGGCTCCCAGGAATGTGCAGAACATATTCTGGTTCATCAACAAGATTTTCAGCCTGGGCCTGGGCCTTGTCATGATCGTGGCCTACGCAGGCATGTATAAGATCAACAGTACCAGCCATTTTTCAACTATGCAGTTCTTATCGAAGGCCTGGCATTTTCTTCCTATGGCAATCGCAGGCGGATTCATTGCAGTAAAAACCATCTATCAGCTTCTGGAGCGGATTATGGTTAAAACACCAGAGGACAACAGCAAAGGAGGGATGGTAAAATGA